The genomic DNA TATTGGGAGCCACACTGCTTCGATATCCCGGTGTGCTGGTCCATGCGGTCGGTCTTCGAGAGCATCGACGGCATCAGCTTGATTTCGGATGACTTCCAGGCCATCGTTCCCGACATGCAGCGCATGGCTGACCTCATGCCCAAGATGGTCGCGACCATGCCCAAACAGATCGCGTCGATGAAGCACCAGAAGCAGGTGCTGCTGAACCAGTACCAGATGCAGAAGGCGCAGCAGGATCAGACCATCGCGATGCAGAAGACCGGCACCGCGATGAGTGAGGCGTTCGACGCGGCCAAGAACGACGACTCGTTCTACCTGCCGCCGGAAGCCTTTGAGACCGCCGATTTCCAGCGTGGGCTCAAACTGTTCATGTCGCCCGACGGACATGCGGTGCGGTTCACCATCATTCATCAGGGTGACCCGTTGACGCCGGAGGGTACCTCGCGTATCGAGCCGCTCAAGGTCGCCGCGGCCGACGCGATCAAGGGCACCCCGCTCGAGGGCTCCTCGATCTATCTCGGTGGTAGCGCAGCCATGTACAACGACATGCAGATCGGTGCCGATTACGACCTGATGATCGTCGCGGCCGCAGCGCTGATCCTGATCTTCATCATCATGCTGGTCCTCACCCGTGCGGTCGTCGCATCGGCGGTGATCGTCGGCACCGTGGTACTGAGCCTGGCATCGGCCTTCGGCCTGTCGGTACTGCTCTGGCAGCACATCGTCGGTATTCCGTTGCACTGGATGGTGTTGCCGATGTCGGTCATCGTGCTGCTGGCGGTGGGCGCCGACTACAACCTGCTGCTGGTCTCCCGGATCAAGGAAGAGATCCACGCCGGGCTGAACACCGGCATCATCCGTGCGATGGTGGGCACCGGTTCGGTCGTCACCTCGGCAGGCCTGGTGTTCGCCTTCACCATGATGTCCATGTCGGTGAGCAAGCTGATCATCATCGGCCAGGTCGGTACGACCATCGGTCTGGGTCTGCTGTTCGACACCCTCGTGGTCCGGTCACTGATGACGCCGTCGATCGCCAGCCTGCTCGGACGCTGGTTCTGGTGGCCGCAGCGCGTGCGTCAGCGCCCGATTCCGCAGCCGTGGCCGAAGCCGGTACCGCGCGAATCGGACCTCGCGTCCGTCTGATGCCAGTGCTCACAGCTACCCCGTCAGTGATATCTGACGGGGTAGCTGCACGTCTGCCACGGCGAGTTCTGGTTCGGGCCAGCCGATTTCGTTGTGCGGACTGGGGCACGTGGTGTGAATCACGCGGCCGCGGAGGATTCGACCGATGCGGATGGGGTAGAGATGAATAAGGTGACCGCGGGGGCATCGCCCCTGCGACTTTCATGTCGAGTTGGGGGCGCGTCCAGATGAAGCGAAATGATCGATCGTTGATGGCTGTCGGTGCGGCGGCGTTGATCGTGGCAGGTGCAGGCAGCGTCGCCGCTGCCGGGCATGCTGCTGCGGAGGCGTGCCCGGACGTGCAGGTGGTTTTCGCCCGCGGCACCTTTGAGCCGGCAGGTGTCGGTGGCGTCGGGCAGGCGTTCGTGGATGCGCTCCGCGCCAAGGCGCCGGGAAAGTCGGTGGACGCGTACGCGGTCAATTACCCGGCGTCCCTTGATTTCGCCACCGCCGCCGACGGCGTGATCGATGCGCGAAACAAAGTCATGGCCACGGCGAACGCGTGCCCGAACACCAAGGTCGTGCTCGGTGGTTACTCCCTGTTGGCCGTCGTTGAAGATGACGATGTCGGCGTCATCGGTGTTGATGACGATGCACTGATGAGAACGCCCCGCTCGACTGTGGCGAGCGGGGCGTTTGTGATCTCGGTGACGGGATCCTCGTCGCGGTGACGTGGTCGTCGCCGTGGTGAAGCGGATCGGGTTCAGTCGGTTGCTGTTTCGCTGATGGCGATGCGGGCGGCTTTCTCCCCGACGATGGAGTGCCCGGCGGCGAACGCGGCCGTGAGCGCGTGCAGGGCGAGATTGTTGACCGCACGCGGATGTCCACGGGAGGCGTTGTGGATCAGGGTCATCGCGTCGTCGGCGAACAGCGCATCGGAGCGGCCGGCGATCTTGGTGTGATGCCCGATGTAGTCGGCGGTGTCGGCCGCTGTCATGCCGGGCAGGGTGTAGCGCACGGCGATGCGCTGATCCAACGCGGCCAGAACACCCAGACGCAGTCGGTGCCGCAGGGTGGGTTGCCCGACCAGGACCACGGCGAACGGTGAACCACTGTCCATGTCGTGGTTGGTCAGCAGCCGGATCGCTTCGAGTTGATGGTTGTCGAGCAGGTGGGCTTCATCGACGACTAACACGGGGTTGCGGCCACGTTCAGCGTGCTCGGCGGCCAAGGCGTCTGCGGCTTGGGGAGCCAGCCGGGCGGTGTGAAACGCCGGGTGTGCCCGAGGGTGGCCACGATGTGGGTGAGCATGCCGCGCACCCCGATGGTGGGGTTGGCGAGGTAGATGATTACGTGCCGCGCCGGATCCAAGGAGGCGGCTGCCGCGCGGATCGCGACGGTTTTGCCAGCGCCGACTTCGCCGGTGATGACGCCGATGGCGCATTGGTCCACACACCAGCCGATGCGGGCGATCGCTTCGCTGTGGCCGGGGTGGCGGTGCAGCATCGACGGCGCCAGATCCCGCCCGAACGGCATCCGTGTGAAGCCCCAATGTGATTGCAACCGTTGAATACTCACGCCGACACCCCGTCCTCGAACTCGTCCTCGGTGGGAGCGAGGTCGGTGATCGAGAGCTGAGCGGCGACCTGGTCGCCGTCGGAGTCGGTTCCGTAGAGGGCGTGATAGCCGATACGTTCATCCTCACGCAGCTGCTCGTGATGGGCGGCAGCGGTCAACGCCAGGTAATCGATCCCCGTCGTTGCCGGCGGGGTCTCGACGGTCTCGGGTCGGGCTTTCGGGTGGGCATGGCGGCTGATGGTGTGCGGTGTCGCGGCACCGAAACTCTGGTCGCGGTGGCGGACCTCGACGGTCTGCAGGTCGAACGGGGAGAACACCAGCTCCACGCGGCGCCCGGCCAGGGCGGGGTCGACCTGGTAGGTGTTGGAATGCAGGGAGACGGTGGCGGTCTTGGTCACCACCCGAAATTCCGACCACAAGAACGCCTCGGTCAGATCCGCCGCCGTCGGCAACTCCGGAGTGTGACCAAGGCGGTCCCAGCCGGTGTCCCAGCGCTCCAGTGGGGATTGCCCGGTC from Mycolicibacterium phocaicum includes the following:
- a CDS encoding cutinase family protein, whose translation is MKRNDRSLMAVGAAALIVAGAGSVAAAGHAAAEACPDVQVVFARGTFEPAGVGGVGQAFVDALRAKAPGKSVDAYAVNYPASLDFATAADGVIDARNKVMATANACPNTKVVLGGYSLLAVVEDDDVGVIGVDDDALMRTPRSTVASGAFVISVTGSSSR